A genomic segment from Castor canadensis chromosome 1, mCasCan1.hap1v2, whole genome shotgun sequence encodes:
- the Gpr63 gene encoding probable G-protein coupled receptor 63, with translation MVFSAVLTASRTGASNTTFVVYENSHMNITVPPLFQHPSIGPLLRYSFETMTLTGLSSLTVNSTAVPPTPALFKSLNLPLQIILSAIMIFILFVSFLGNLVVCLMVYQKAAMRSAINILLASLACADMLLAVLNMPFALVTILTTRWIFGKFFCRVSAMFFWLFVIEGVTILLIISIDRFLIIVQRQDKLNPYRAKVLIAVSWATSFCIAFPLAVGNPELQIPSRAPQCVFGYTVNPGYQAYVILISLISFFIPFLVILYSFMGILNTLRHNALRIHSYPEGICLSQASKLGLMSLQRPFQTSIDMAFKTRAFTTILILFAVFIVCWAPFTTYSLVATFSKHFYYKHNFFEISTWLLWLCYLKSALNPLIYYWRIKKFHDACLDMMPKSFKFLPRLPGHTRRRIRPSAVYVCGEHRTVV, from the coding sequence ATGGTCTTCTCGGCAGTGTTGACGGCGTCCCGTACTGGGGCATCCAACACAACATTTGTAGTCTATGAAAACTCCCACATGAATATTACAGTCCCTCCACTATTTCAGCATCCTAGCATTGGTCCATTACTTAGATACAGTTTTGAGACCATGACTCTCACTGGTTTGAGTTCCTTGACAGTGAATAGCACAGCTGTGCCCCCAACACCAGCACTTTTTAAGAGCCTAAATTTGCCTCTCCAGATCATTCTTTCCGCTATCATGATATTTATTCTGTTTGTGTCTTTTCTTGGGAACTTGGTTGTTTGCCTCATGGTTTATCAAAAAGCTGCCATGAGATCTGCAATTAACATCCTCCTAGCCAGCCTGGCTTGTGCAGACATGTTACTTGCAGTACTAAACATGCCCTTTGCTCTGGTAACTATTCTTACCACCAGATGGATTTTTGGGAAATTCTTCTGTAGGGTATCTGCTATGTTTTTCTGGTTGTTTGTGATAGAAGGAGTCACCATCCTGCTTATCATTAGCATTGATAGGTTCCTTATTATAGTCCAGAGGCAAGATAAGCTAAATCCATATAGGGCTAAGGTTTTGATTGCTGTTTCTTGGGCAACTTCTTTTTGTATAGCTTTTCCCTTGGCTGTTGGAAACCCTGAGCTGCAGATACCTTCCCGAGCTCCACAGTGTGTATTTGGGTACACAGTGAATCCAGGTTACCAGGCTTATGTGATTTTGATTTCTCTCATATCTTTCTTCATACCTTTCCTGGTGATACTGTATTCATTTATGGGCATACTTAATACCCTTCGGCACAATGCCTTGAGGATTCATAGCTACCCAGAAGGTATATGCCTCAGCCAGGCCAGCAAACTGGGTCTCATGAGTCTACAGAGACCCTTCCAGACAAGCATTGACATGGCCTTTAAAACACGTGCCTTCACCACCATTTTGATTCTCTTTGCTGTTTTCATTGTCTGCTGGGCCCCATTCACCACTTACAGCCTTGTGGCAACATTCAGTAAGCACTTTTACTATAAGCACAACTTTTTTGAGATTAGCACATGGCTACTGTGGCTCTGCTACCTCAAATCTGCATTGAACCCACTGATTTACTACTGGAGGATTAAGAAATTCCATGACGCCTGCCTGGACATGATGCCTAAGTCCTTCAAGTTTTTGCCTCGGCTCCCAGGTCACACAAGACGACGGATACGTCCCAGTGCTGTCTATGTGTGTGGGGAACATCGGACGGTGGTGTGA